From the genome of Cytobacillus firmus, one region includes:
- a CDS encoding ABC transporter permease, with the protein MNQWLTLFKKEMLEMARNYKWIWVPLTFILIAVKEPLTLYYMPQIIDSLGGLPEGAVIELPVPSAGEALAASLSQFNTFGVLIIILITMGTIAGERKSGVAGLILVKPVSYARFVTSKWAGSMILIWLSYFLGYFLSWYYVGILFEFIPFADFLQSFFVYGIWLTLIITIVILFNTFIKSPGAVGFISIGIIVIATLLSTSLSHLLKWSPALLSAYTNAFIMGGNFPDELLPSIIISVIAITISMIASIAIFKRRELA; encoded by the coding sequence ATGAACCAATGGTTAACTTTATTTAAAAAAGAAATGCTTGAAATGGCCAGAAATTACAAATGGATCTGGGTGCCTCTTACTTTTATTTTGATAGCTGTAAAAGAGCCGCTGACATTATATTATATGCCTCAGATTATTGATTCTTTAGGCGGTCTTCCGGAAGGGGCAGTCATCGAGCTTCCTGTTCCTTCTGCAGGTGAAGCACTCGCTGCAAGTCTTAGCCAGTTCAATACGTTTGGTGTGCTTATTATTATATTAATTACAATGGGGACTATTGCTGGGGAAAGGAAAAGCGGTGTGGCGGGTCTTATACTGGTGAAGCCTGTTTCATACGCTCGGTTTGTAACTTCAAAGTGGGCGGGTTCTATGATTCTCATATGGTTATCATATTTTCTAGGTTACTTCCTCTCCTGGTACTATGTGGGTATATTATTTGAATTTATTCCTTTTGCGGATTTTCTTCAATCCTTCTTTGTTTATGGTATCTGGCTTACCCTTATAATCACTATAGTCATCCTCTTCAATACTTTTATAAAATCGCCTGGGGCAGTTGGATTTATATCAATTGGCATTATAGTCATAGCAACTCTATTGAGCACTTCGCTTTCTCATCTGCTGAAGTGGAGTCCGGCCCTTTTGTCTGCTTATACGAATGCTTTTATCATGGGCGGTAATTTCCCTGATGAATTATTGCCGAGTATTATTATTTCTGTGATTGCCATTACGATTTCCATGATTGCATCAATTGCAATTTTTAAACGAAGGGAACTTGCCTGA
- a CDS encoding ABC transporter ATP-binding protein, producing MPVVSITNLKKRFKEQEVIKGLDFQLSEGKCIALLGANGAGKTTTLKMLAGLVKPDSGTIVYEGGEKADFRRLIGYLPQFPVFYEWMTGREFLEYAGQLAGLPKAEAKDRAAELLELTGISEAKNRRIGKYSGGMKQRLGIAQAIIHRPKLVMLDEPVSALDPFGRREVLEMMDKLKNETAILFSTHILNDAEEICDEILFLHNGELVESGTMADLRAKHQQAKIDLAFKQNTPQFAEELSLLQPVSSMKLGGECASFLVEDIEYARKLFLTEIMKRNLPLVKFEISRTSLEDVFMKVVRK from the coding sequence ATGCCGGTTGTAAGCATAACAAATCTTAAAAAGCGGTTTAAGGAACAAGAGGTCATAAAAGGTCTGGATTTTCAATTATCTGAAGGAAAATGTATTGCATTGCTGGGAGCAAATGGAGCAGGAAAAACAACTACACTTAAGATGCTTGCCGGCCTGGTGAAGCCAGATTCCGGCACAATCGTGTATGAAGGGGGAGAAAAAGCGGATTTCCGAAGATTAATAGGCTATCTTCCTCAATTTCCTGTTTTTTATGAATGGATGACAGGCAGGGAATTTCTTGAATACGCAGGGCAGCTTGCAGGCCTTCCCAAAGCAGAAGCAAAAGACAGAGCAGCGGAGCTTCTTGAACTTACCGGTATATCCGAAGCTAAAAACCGCCGGATTGGAAAATACTCTGGAGGTATGAAGCAGCGGCTTGGCATCGCTCAGGCTATAATCCATCGTCCGAAGCTCGTCATGCTTGATGAACCAGTTTCTGCCCTTGATCCCTTTGGACGCAGAGAAGTGCTGGAAATGATGGATAAGCTGAAAAATGAAACTGCCATCCTGTTTTCAACTCATATCTTAAATGATGCCGAAGAAATCTGTGATGAAATACTATTTCTCCATAATGGTGAACTGGTTGAGTCTGGAACAATGGCAGACCTGAGAGCTAAACATCAGCAGGCAAAGATTGACTTAGCTTTTAAGCAGAATACTCCGCAATTTGCCGAAGAATTATCTCTGCTTCAGCCTGTTTCTTCAATGAAATTGGGTGGAGAGTGTGCGAGTTTTTTGGTTGAGGATATAGAATATGCCAGAAAACTATTTTTAACTGAGATTATGAAACGGAACTTGCCGCTGGTTAAGTTTGAAATCAGCAGAACAAGCCTGGAGGATGTCTTCATGAAGGTGGTGCGAAAATGA
- a CDS encoding PLD nuclease N-terminal domain-containing protein, whose amino-acid sequence MEILESINWAILAPIVIIQLILMAVAIIDLVKIEKANGPKWVWALVILFINLLGPIIYFIFGRRS is encoded by the coding sequence ATGGAAATTTTAGAAAGCATTAACTGGGCGATTCTTGCACCTATTGTCATCATTCAGCTAATATTAATGGCTGTAGCCATTATTGATCTCGTAAAAATAGAAAAAGCAAATGGTCCAAAATGGGTATGGGCTCTCGTCATTTTATTTATTAATCTGCTAGGGCCAATCATTTACTTTATTTTCGGAAGGAGAAGCTGA
- a CDS encoding helix-turn-helix transcriptional regulator, which translates to MEILREQTDEENEYTLDDITESFKKEYGPDVKLNKNSLRDDIEHLIEAKFDITINQEKEGMPKFYSHQYRLFELYELRMLIDAVASARFITKDETKQLIRKIKKLTSIHHAKKLHNEILIDSSVKSESKLVRLAINDLHEAISERRIVTFQYGRYNLNKEFVLSHNGGQYRVKPLALTWVNDFYYLIAYYFAKEEIRHYRIDRLRNVNITEEQFAYEPFDVSKYVSSTFHMYAGSEEWIKIQFHNDLINVIIDKFGRDADIRKLDENHFVLSAKAIVSDGLVKWLLNWGNQAKVLSPSSLIDQVTNEIKNMMAVYEKEMD; encoded by the coding sequence ATGGAAATTTTGAGAGAGCAGACCGATGAAGAAAATGAATATACACTGGACGATATAACTGAAAGCTTTAAAAAGGAATATGGACCGGATGTGAAATTAAACAAAAATTCATTGAGAGACGATATTGAACATCTGATTGAAGCAAAATTTGATATTACCATTAACCAGGAAAAAGAGGGAATGCCAAAGTTCTACAGCCATCAATACCGTCTATTCGAGCTTTATGAATTGCGCATGCTGATTGATGCTGTTGCTTCTGCACGCTTCATCACCAAAGATGAGACTAAACAGCTGATACGGAAAATTAAAAAGCTGACAAGCATTCATCATGCCAAAAAGCTGCATAATGAAATTTTGATCGATTCCTCTGTGAAAAGTGAAAGTAAACTGGTTCGGCTGGCTATCAATGATTTGCATGAAGCCATCTCCGAGAGGAGAATCGTCACATTTCAATACGGAAGATATAATCTCAATAAGGAATTTGTATTAAGCCACAATGGAGGGCAATACAGGGTCAAGCCGCTGGCGCTCACATGGGTAAATGACTTTTATTATTTAATAGCCTACTATTTTGCGAAAGAAGAAATCCGCCATTATCGGATTGACCGTCTCCGCAATGTTAACATAACGGAAGAACAATTCGCATATGAACCCTTTGATGTATCCAAGTATGTGAGTTCAACCTTTCATATGTATGCCGGATCTGAAGAGTGGATAAAAATCCAATTTCACAACGATTTGATCAACGTGATAATTGATAAATTTGGACGGGATGCAGACATAAGAAAACTGGATGAGAACCATTTCGTTCTATCAGCAAAAGCTATTGTGAGTGATGGACTTGTCAAATGGCTCCTCAACTGGGGTAACCAGGCCAAAGTGCTTTCACCATCCTCACTTATTGATCAGGTAACAAACGAAATTAAAAATATGATGGCTGTGTATGAAAAAGAAATGGATTAA
- a CDS encoding DUF4870 domain-containing protein, with the protein MNDYKMPSNDERLIAAAIYVTSFFTVFVGPLIIWLLKKNDSEFVDYHGKEYLNFLISYSIYSAISVVLMIILIGVITIWIVGILAFIFTIVAAVKAYEGKEYRIPLVFRILK; encoded by the coding sequence ATGAATGATTATAAAATGCCTTCCAATGATGAAAGGCTTATAGCAGCAGCAATCTATGTAACCAGCTTTTTTACCGTTTTTGTCGGACCGCTGATCATTTGGCTATTGAAAAAGAATGACTCGGAGTTTGTAGATTACCATGGAAAGGAATATTTAAATTTTTTAATTTCCTATTCGATCTACAGCGCAATCAGCGTAGTGCTAATGATCATATTAATTGGGGTCATTACGATTTGGATCGTGGGAATCCTTGCTTTTATCTTTACAATAGTAGCTGCTGTCAAAGCATATGAAGGCAAGGAATACAGAATACCTTTAGTTTTCAGAATTTTAAAATGA
- a CDS encoding undecaprenyl-diphosphate phosphatase, translating to MSKLEAFILGIIQGLTEFLPISSTGHLYLGRHLFGLDEAGLFLDTMLHIGTLLAVLVVYKNELLQIIKKPFGKLSMLLIVGTIPAVIVGLLLSDMFDSISKSGVTIGWEFLFTGFILWIADGVKKGAKKMDSITYGDALFIGTFQAAAIFPAVSRSGLTIAAGLFRKLDRETAAYFSFLLSIPAIAGGIVMQFGELMSGHTEAITLGSMLMATLSSAIFGYAAVVWMINFLKRKSLKIFAVYVWILGFIIIFLQMTGTF from the coding sequence ATGTCAAAACTTGAGGCTTTCATTCTGGGAATCATCCAGGGGCTTACCGAGTTCCTGCCTATTTCCAGTACTGGACATTTATATTTGGGGAGACATCTATTTGGCCTTGATGAAGCAGGCCTCTTCCTTGATACAATGCTGCACATAGGAACTTTACTGGCAGTCCTTGTCGTATATAAAAATGAATTGCTTCAAATTATTAAGAAGCCCTTCGGCAAGCTATCGATGCTTCTGATAGTTGGGACGATTCCGGCCGTAATCGTGGGACTCCTGCTGAGTGACATGTTCGATTCAATTTCGAAATCCGGTGTTACAATCGGCTGGGAATTTCTATTTACCGGGTTCATACTCTGGATTGCTGATGGTGTTAAGAAAGGCGCAAAAAAAATGGACAGCATCACGTACGGAGATGCCTTGTTTATCGGCACCTTTCAGGCTGCTGCCATTTTTCCGGCAGTTTCTAGATCCGGCTTAACCATTGCAGCAGGCCTCTTCAGGAAGCTTGACAGGGAAACAGCTGCCTATTTTTCATTCCTGTTATCCATACCTGCCATCGCTGGCGGCATTGTCATGCAATTTGGCGAATTGATGTCCGGTCACACAGAAGCCATAACTCTTGGCAGCATGTTAATGGCGACCTTGTCATCAGCGATTTTCGGTTATGCAGCAGTCGTATGGATGATTAATTTTCTAAAAAGAAAATCCCTGAAGATATTTGCTGTATACGTTTGGATATTAGGGTTCATCATTATATTCCTTCAAATGACCGGGACTTTTTAA
- a CDS encoding DedA family protein: MEEIIAGIFELLSQLGYVGIALGLMVEVIPSEIVLSYGGFLVSTGKIHFIGALLAGIAGGTLAQLFLYWLGAYGGRPVLDKYGKYLLIQKKHLDASEKWFEKYGTGVIFTARFIPVIRHAISIPAGIAKMPLSVFTVYTLAAMVPWTVLFLLLGMELGDHWRDIKEYAKPFILPIIVIALVSGAIYLFYMKRRS, from the coding sequence ATGGAAGAGATAATTGCCGGCATTTTTGAATTACTCTCCCAGCTGGGTTATGTCGGCATTGCACTTGGGTTAATGGTTGAAGTGATCCCAAGCGAAATTGTCCTGAGCTATGGCGGCTTTTTAGTCAGCACCGGAAAAATCCATTTTATAGGAGCCCTCCTTGCAGGGATTGCAGGCGGAACACTTGCCCAGCTGTTTCTTTACTGGCTGGGCGCATATGGAGGAAGGCCTGTTCTTGACAAATATGGAAAATATCTTCTGATTCAAAAAAAGCATTTGGATGCATCAGAGAAATGGTTCGAAAAGTATGGGACTGGAGTAATTTTTACGGCCAGATTTATACCTGTAATACGGCATGCCATTTCAATCCCAGCCGGAATTGCTAAGATGCCTTTATCGGTCTTTACTGTTTACACACTAGCAGCTATGGTGCCTTGGACGGTTCTCTTTCTATTATTGGGGATGGAGCTTGGTGATCACTGGAGAGACATCAAAGAATATGCAAAACCATTTATCTTGCCGATCATAGTTATTGCTTTGGTCTCCGGCGCTATTTATTTGTTTTATATGAAGAGGAGAAGTTAA
- a CDS encoding amidohydrolase, whose amino-acid sequence MKILLKNAVIYPVTSPTFHGDVIVENGKILKMGKNLKSDSNVKIIDCHSHHLLPGFIDVHTHLGLYDEGTGWAGNDANETIEPLSPHIRAMDGVYPLDPAFSDAVKYGITTAHIMPGSANVIGGTTSVIKTSGKNISKMIIQETAGLKIALGENPKRIHSHGNKDSITRMGIMGMLRETFYEALQCDNPDSLRFAPLVRALKREIPVRIHAHRADDIISAIRFAEEFNLDLRIEHCTEGHLIADELEGLNLKVSVGPTLTRRSKVELKNKTWKTYQQLTEHGVEVSITTDHPYTPVQYLNMCAAIAVREGLSEQKALEGITILPARNLRIDHQLGSIEEGKDADLVLWNHHPFHFLSKPKWTMIGGDFVFRES is encoded by the coding sequence ATGAAAATTTTATTAAAAAATGCAGTCATATATCCTGTGACTTCCCCCACCTTCCATGGGGATGTAATAGTAGAAAACGGAAAAATACTAAAGATGGGCAAGAACTTAAAGTCTGATTCAAATGTAAAAATTATAGACTGCCATAGCCACCACCTTCTTCCGGGCTTCATAGATGTCCATACTCATCTGGGTCTTTATGATGAAGGCACCGGATGGGCAGGCAATGATGCCAACGAAACAATTGAACCCTTAAGCCCGCATATTAGAGCGATGGATGGTGTATACCCTCTTGATCCCGCCTTTTCTGATGCAGTGAAATATGGCATTACAACTGCCCACATCATGCCGGGAAGCGCCAATGTAATTGGAGGAACAACCTCTGTTATTAAGACATCCGGGAAAAACATCAGCAAGATGATTATCCAGGAAACAGCCGGCCTTAAAATTGCCCTTGGTGAAAATCCAAAACGGATTCATAGTCATGGCAACAAGGATTCCATAACAAGAATGGGGATTATGGGAATGCTGAGGGAAACTTTTTATGAGGCTTTACAGTGCGATAATCCCGACTCTCTAAGATTTGCACCGCTTGTCAGGGCGCTCAAAAGAGAAATTCCCGTCAGAATACATGCACACAGGGCAGATGATATTATTTCTGCCATCCGCTTTGCAGAGGAATTCAATCTCGATCTTCGAATCGAACATTGCACAGAAGGCCATTTAATTGCAGACGAATTGGAAGGCTTAAATTTAAAGGTATCAGTGGGGCCTACTCTAACAAGAAGATCGAAAGTGGAACTGAAAAATAAAACCTGGAAAACGTATCAGCAGCTGACAGAGCATGGAGTGGAAGTCTCCATCACTACAGATCATCCATACACACCTGTGCAATATTTAAATATGTGTGCAGCTATTGCAGTCCGGGAAGGCCTTTCCGAGCAAAAAGCCTTAGAAGGAATCACCATTTTACCGGCAAGAAACCTCAGAATCGATCATCAGCTTGGAAGCATCGAGGAAGGAAAAGATGCTGATTTAGTTCTATGGAATCATCATCCATTTCACTTTCTTTCCAAGCCAAAATGGACAATGATAGGGGGAGATTTTGTGTTTAGAGAGTCTTAG
- a CDS encoding GNAT family N-acetyltransferase yields MLKKRDLHDCHALFDLMTHPDVFPFVRQKANCYDEFIFITKQTIESEERGELISRTILDEWGAPIGTINLYDIQDNAGFLGTWLGKPYHGNGYNKLAKDAFFEELFFETGIETIFMRIRKENIRSQKAAEKLPYVILANETRKSVYDQLNANGDIYNLFEIPKDLYTLHVMRHGAAVQESSQLLEA; encoded by the coding sequence ATGCTCAAGAAACGTGATCTTCACGACTGCCATGCTTTATTTGATTTAATGACGCACCCTGATGTCTTCCCTTTTGTTCGCCAAAAAGCCAATTGTTATGATGAGTTTATATTTATTACAAAGCAGACAATCGAATCTGAAGAGCGCGGTGAATTGATTTCACGCACAATTCTTGATGAATGGGGCGCTCCGATTGGGACGATTAATTTGTATGACATCCAGGACAATGCCGGCTTTCTCGGTACATGGCTTGGCAAACCTTATCATGGCAATGGGTATAACAAATTAGCAAAAGATGCTTTCTTTGAAGAGCTCTTTTTTGAAACAGGCATTGAAACCATTTTTATGAGGATCCGCAAGGAAAATATCCGCTCGCAAAAAGCTGCAGAAAAGCTGCCTTATGTCATTCTTGCAAATGAAACGAGAAAGTCTGTATATGATCAGCTGAATGCAAATGGTGATATTTACAATCTATTTGAGATCCCAAAAGATTTATATACTCTTCATGTAATGCGTCATGGAGCAGCAGTCCAAGAATCGTCCCAATTATTGGAGGCTTAA
- a CDS encoding MATE family efflux transporter, whose amino-acid sequence MNQTYSKKQKLHQLLVILVPILVTQLAMYSMTFIDTLMTGRYDSQDLAGVAIGSSLWVPVFTGLSGILLAVTPIVSHLVGAGEQREEVSFSVIQGVYLSIIMAVIVFGGGALSLNPILSGMNLENRVEDTAFNYLSALSTGMIPLFVYNVLRSFIDALGKTRVSMIITLLTLPINAFFNYILIYGKLGFPELGGAGAGYASSITYWLIMVISIIIIHKNSPFSNYGIFRRMHAVSIGKWKEILLIGIPIGLSIFFETSIFSAVTLLMSTFETAVIAAHQIALNFASLLYMIPLSISMALTIVVGFEAGAKRFRDAKEYSWIGVGIAVFMALICAAVLLAFPKEVASIYTKDDHVLQLTAAFLIYAMFFQLSDAIQAPVQGALRGYKDVNVTFIMSLISYWIIGLPFGYYLANHTDWGAYGYWIGLITGLAAGAITLTSRLIYLQNRKYPAYMEAK is encoded by the coding sequence ATGAATCAGACATACAGCAAAAAACAAAAACTGCATCAGCTGCTGGTTATTTTAGTTCCAATACTAGTAACCCAGCTGGCGATGTACTCTATGACATTTATTGATACTTTAATGACCGGCCGCTATGATTCACAGGACCTGGCAGGTGTAGCGATTGGATCTTCTCTATGGGTTCCTGTATTCACCGGGCTCAGCGGAATACTCCTAGCTGTTACCCCGATTGTGTCCCACCTCGTGGGAGCAGGGGAACAGCGTGAGGAAGTTTCTTTTTCTGTTATTCAGGGTGTTTATCTGTCCATCATTATGGCCGTCATTGTTTTTGGCGGAGGAGCACTTTCCTTAAATCCAATCTTAAGTGGAATGAATCTCGAGAACAGGGTTGAGGATACAGCTTTCAACTACCTCTCAGCATTAAGCACAGGAATGATTCCCCTGTTTGTCTACAATGTATTAAGGTCGTTTATTGATGCTCTTGGAAAGACCAGAGTCAGTATGATCATCACCCTTCTAACACTGCCAATCAATGCTTTTTTTAACTATATACTTATATATGGCAAATTGGGTTTTCCGGAACTCGGCGGAGCAGGTGCAGGCTATGCTTCATCTATTACTTACTGGCTGATCATGGTTATTTCGATTATTATTATTCATAAAAATTCCCCGTTCTCGAACTATGGAATTTTCAGAAGAATGCATGCTGTTTCTATCGGCAAATGGAAAGAAATCCTTCTTATCGGAATCCCAATCGGGTTATCGATTTTTTTCGAAACCAGTATCTTTTCAGCAGTTACTTTATTAATGAGCACATTTGAAACAGCCGTAATCGCAGCTCATCAGATTGCCCTCAATTTCGCATCACTTCTTTATATGATCCCCCTAAGCATTTCAATGGCATTAACAATCGTTGTGGGCTTTGAAGCGGGGGCTAAGAGATTCAGAGATGCTAAAGAGTACAGCTGGATCGGTGTCGGTATTGCTGTATTTATGGCATTAATTTGTGCAGCTGTTCTTTTGGCTTTCCCAAAAGAAGTGGCATCGATTTATACAAAAGACGACCATGTATTACAATTAACAGCCGCTTTTTTAATTTATGCCATGTTCTTTCAGCTTTCAGATGCCATTCAGGCACCCGTCCAGGGAGCGCTGCGCGGATATAAGGACGTAAATGTCACCTTCATTATGTCGCTTATTTCTTATTGGATCATCGGGCTGCCGTTTGGCTATTACCTGGCCAATCATACGGATTGGGGAGCCTATGGTTATTGGATTGGTTTAATTACAGGACTTGCAGCTGGCGCCATTACTTTAACAAGCCGGCTGATCTATCTGCAAAACAGAAAATACCCTGCATATATGGAAGCGAAGTAA
- a CDS encoding SDR family oxidoreductase, with protein sequence MRNKAALITGGATGIGKRTANMLAAKGIDLVINYRSSQEEAVSLCRELTEKFGTKNIALQGDISLPADCVKMSEKALNEFQIIDIVIHNAGPYVHERKEMLDYSFEQWNYLINGNLNAVFYLSKLFIPKMRENGWGRIITIGFDRVESASGWIYRSAFAAAKTGAASLTKSIAMEEAGNGITANMVCPGDIIGEWKERNIEEAAKVHDHASPVGRPGTGEDIARVISFLTDEKSDFITGSIIPVTGGKDVLGKIYQE encoded by the coding sequence GTGAGAAATAAAGCAGCTTTAATCACGGGAGGGGCAACAGGGATCGGGAAAAGAACAGCGAATATGCTTGCCGCTAAAGGCATCGATCTGGTGATCAATTACCGTAGCAGTCAAGAGGAAGCTGTCTCATTGTGCAGGGAACTGACCGAAAAATTCGGCACTAAAAATATTGCTTTGCAGGGAGATATTTCTTTACCGGCGGACTGTGTAAAGATGTCCGAAAAAGCTCTTAATGAATTTCAAATCATCGATATAGTCATACATAATGCCGGTCCTTATGTGCACGAAAGAAAAGAGATGCTGGATTATTCTTTTGAACAATGGAATTACCTTATTAATGGCAACTTAAATGCGGTCTTTTATTTATCCAAGTTGTTTATACCGAAAATGAGGGAAAATGGATGGGGAAGAATTATCACGATAGGCTTTGATCGTGTAGAATCAGCATCTGGGTGGATATACCGTTCTGCATTCGCGGCTGCAAAAACGGGGGCAGCGTCTTTAACGAAATCCATTGCAATGGAAGAGGCCGGTAACGGAATTACCGCAAATATGGTTTGTCCGGGAGATATTATCGGTGAATGGAAGGAAAGAAATATCGAAGAAGCTGCGAAGGTTCATGATCATGCATCACCAGTCGGAAGGCCGGGTACAGGTGAGGATATTGCCCGTGTAATCAGTTTTTTGACCGATGAAAAATCCGATTTTATTACAGGAAGCATAATCCCGGTTACTGGCGGAAAAGACGTCCTGGGGAAAATTTATCAGGAATGA
- a CDS encoding spore coat protein, translating to MFPWNLFPFNKDMKNPPSQMKPEEIDKYIKNIMGQMFPQNMQGMTGAPDFMKGFNAAAPGTNQQPNSAPLNSSVFETHDYVFVRFPIKNEEWLKEMKLYHTSNQMIIEHIPDKDDKHIITLPAIVRKKGSSASCKEGYMEIKIPKNIDMQYSEIDVTEIL from the coding sequence ATGTTTCCGTGGAATCTTTTTCCATTTAATAAAGATATGAAGAATCCTCCCAGCCAAATGAAACCGGAGGAAATTGATAAATATATTAAAAATATCATGGGTCAAATGTTTCCTCAGAATATGCAGGGAATGACTGGAGCACCGGATTTTATGAAAGGCTTTAATGCCGCAGCCCCCGGAACTAATCAACAGCCAAATTCTGCACCACTTAATTCATCCGTCTTCGAAACCCATGATTATGTTTTTGTGAGATTTCCAATAAAAAACGAGGAATGGTTAAAAGAAATGAAGCTTTATCACACCTCCAACCAAATGATTATCGAACATATTCCCGATAAAGACGATAAACATATCATTACCCTCCCTGCCATTGTCAGGAAAAAAGGATCATCCGCCAGCTGCAAAGAGGGCTATATGGAGATAAAAATACCTAAAAATATCGATATGCAATATTCAGAGATAGATGTAACGGAAATATTATAA
- a CDS encoding Hsp20/alpha crystallin family protein yields MELEKWKDLIKMTAQYQDQDFWETLISPGDSNHNKKLSFSGLEQEKINHFLSNQEIFPRCDMYENNGKIKIEAELPGINKNDIKVSLVQNELIIKGKCSAFQQHLRYFLKERHSRSFEKVLTLPMPVDKYSIESSFENGILSISLPILFEEEEIIPIFVKSEEQL; encoded by the coding sequence ATGGAACTGGAAAAATGGAAAGATTTAATCAAAATGACCGCACAATATCAGGATCAGGATTTCTGGGAAACGCTTATTTCACCTGGGGATTCCAATCATAATAAGAAACTTTCTTTTTCAGGCCTGGAGCAGGAAAAAATAAATCATTTTCTGTCTAATCAGGAAATTTTTCCGCGCTGTGATATGTATGAGAACAATGGCAAGATCAAAATCGAAGCAGAGCTACCCGGTATAAACAAAAATGATATTAAAGTATCTCTTGTACAAAATGAACTAATTATTAAAGGTAAATGTTCAGCATTTCAGCAGCACTTGCGCTATTTTCTGAAAGAAAGACATAGCAGATCTTTTGAAAAAGTTCTGACACTCCCTATGCCTGTTGATAAATATTCGATAGAATCTTCATTTGAAAATGGGATACTTTCCATTTCTCTTCCCATCTTATTCGAAGAGGAAGAAATAATACCCATTTTTGTAAAGAGTGAAGAGCAGCTTTAA
- a CDS encoding GNAT family N-acetyltransferase, which produces MEIRKGTKADLKEIIEIVQKTVSIMESEGNDQWNRTYPRNEDFLADVEAGSLYTAIFEGNVAGSITVDQIQAEEYKNASWRKDEPCFVFHRLAVDPEIRGEGIASRLIAFAEDHAVNNGILYMRTDTYSLNKKAQRLFEKNGYVKAGTIFMDRENPFYCYDKLLD; this is translated from the coding sequence ATGGAAATTAGAAAAGGAACAAAAGCCGATTTGAAGGAAATAATAGAAATTGTCCAGAAGACGGTCAGCATTATGGAATCTGAGGGGAATGATCAATGGAACAGGACCTATCCCCGGAATGAAGATTTTTTAGCTGATGTGGAAGCAGGCAGTTTGTACACTGCCATCTTTGAAGGAAATGTCGCAGGTTCCATTACTGTCGATCAAATCCAGGCGGAGGAATATAAAAATGCCTCATGGAGAAAAGATGAGCCCTGCTTTGTATTTCATCGTCTCGCCGTAGATCCTGAGATAAGAGGCGAGGGGATTGCGAGCAGGTTAATTGCATTTGCTGAAGATCATGCAGTGAATAACGGGATATTGTATATGAGAACAGATACATACTCGCTGAATAAAAAGGCTCAAAGGTTATTTGAGAAAAATGGATATGTTAAAGCAGGTACAATCTTTATGGATCGGGAAAATCCTTTTTACTGCTATGATAAGCTGCTTGATTAA